CATCCGAAGCATTGTCGGGTGGGGTAAGTGACGACAATACCTCGCCTTCTGATGCGGATCGATTACGCAGGTATTCTCGTGTCGCGTAGTCTGGCGTGCAGAAGCCATGCCTTCGCGCCGCCCATAATGCTCTACTCCCGATGCGCGTTGTGACGGTTACGAGCATACCTGGGCGCATGGGAATATGATCCACGCTAACCCATTACCCTCCACCCCATCCTAAGCGCAGAAGTGGACCCGGCGCATCCCCAGCGTAAGCGGTGATCCAGCTATCCCTCTTCACACAAACCGGTTGCTCGAGTGTCCCGCTAGCCTTTGCCGGTTTGATTGATGGGTGGGCAGATATTCTCATCAAACAGAGAGCATAGAAACAATGCACGCCAGGTATGCACTCCCGGCATCACGCACACGGCGTCAGCGTTCGCAATTGCGCGACCAGATCGGGTAACAGATCGAGCAGAGTGTCAATCTGCTCATCGGTGGTCTGGCGGCCCAGGGAGAAGCGGATCGAGCCGTTGGCTTCGTCGGGTGAGAGACCCATTGCCAGTAAGACGTGCGACGGTTCGAGTGAGCCAGAGGTGCAGGCACTTCCTGAACTGGCACAGATGCCGCGCTGGTCGAGCAGCAGTAAGAGGCTTTCGGTCTCAATACAGGCGAAACCTACATTAACGATGCCCGGTAGTCGGGTCTGGCGGTCGCCATTCAGCCACGATTGTGGAATGCGGGTAAGCACCCCGTCAATCAGGCGTTCACTCAATGCTCGTAATCGATTCGCGTGCGCGGTACGCTCGCTCTCGGCAATGCTCAAGGCTTTGGCCAACCCCACAATACCGGCGATGTTCTCCGTACCGGCCCGGCGGCGGCGTTCCTGAGCGCCACCGTTGATCTGTGGCACCAGCGGTGTTCCCCGGCGCAGATACAATACACCTACCCCCTGCGGCCCGTAAAACTTGTGGGCGGTTAGACTCAGGAGGTCAACCCCCAACGCATGCACATCCAGCGGTAACTGGCCGGGTGCCTGCACTGCATCCGTGTGAAAGAGCACGCCACGCTCGCGGCAGATGGCTGCCAGCTCGGTGATCGGCTGGATGACACCCGTCTCATTGTTGGCATACATCACCGAGACGAGCGCGGTTTCGGGGCGGATTGCAGTACTGAGATCGGCAGGTTGGACGCGACCGGTGCGATCAACCGGTAGCAGGGTTACCGTAAAC
This genomic window from Chloroflexus aurantiacus J-10-fl contains:
- a CDS encoding cysteine desulfurase family protein yields the protein MNSRLIYLDYAATTPLDPRVLEAMMPFLTGMSGNASSIHQVGRAALQALDDAREQVALVLGCQPKEIVFTGGGSESINLAIKGVAMALRAQGKTHLISSTIEHHAVLHALDYLVEYEGFTVTLLPVDRTGRVQPADLSTAIRPETALVSVMYANNETGVIQPITELAAICRERGVLFHTDAVQAPGQLPLDVHALGVDLLSLTAHKFYGPQGVGVLYLRRGTPLVPQINGGAQERRRRAGTENIAGIVGLAKALSIAESERTAHANRLRALSERLIDGVLTRIPQSWLNGDRQTRLPGIVNVGFACIETESLLLLLDQRGICASSGSACTSGSLEPSHVLLAMGLSPDEANGSIRFSLGRQTTDEQIDTLLDLLPDLVAQLRTLTPCA